Genomic DNA from Candidatus Sulfurimonas marisnigri:
AACGGTACAATAGTTTTTTGTTTTAAAGCATCAAGAGTAACCCCCAGCCAGCTAAGAGAGTCACTTTTTTTAGCCTCTTCTATATCAATATCCATCTTGACAAAATAAGTACTGTGCTCATCATTTTTTATTTCATCAACAATAGAGTAAATGTGCTGTAAAAAGTTTTTACTTCTATTTTCCATACTGCTATTATTTTTAAGCATAATAAGACCGTATGAGAGAGTGATATATATTTTTAAATTATTAAATGTCACTATCAAAGTATTATGGTTGTCAGAGAAACTTTGCAAGGCATCAAGTATATTATCTATATAGTGCTTATCTGTAGCACATATTATTACATCATTGTGTAATTGCACTGTATTGTTGTCCTCTATCCCAAAGTAAGAGAGATGCTCTTTTACGGCACTGAAGATATGCTCTTGTGTTTGGCTGCCAAATTGATTTTTTATCTCTTTAAACATATCTACAACAACTAAAAAGAGAGCTTGGTCATTGTTTTGCAAGAGGTAATCTAGTTTTTTATCTTCTTGAGTATTTTTACTGTCTCTTTTACTAATGTCAATTAAATTACATACTTTGTATAGAAGTTTAAACAACTTATCCATTGCGACTGGTTTAAGTAAAATCCCATCAACTTGGAAATCTATGGAGTTTCTTAACCCATGATCTGTATTGTGCGCAGTCATGATAATAGTATTTTGATCAGGATTGATTTTTAATACCTCACTTATTAAACAAACACCATCCATTTTAGGCATTGTCAAGTCTGTAATTAATAAATCATATCTTTTTTTATTGTACTCCTTTAGTGCAACTTCACCATTTTGCGCACTATTAACTTCTTTAAATAGGAGTTTAAATATATTCTCATATTGCTCTCTAATTTCATTGTTGTCTTCAGCGTATAAAACAGAAATATTTTTTGTGACACTGAGTAGCTTTTGATGTATATCAGACACTTTACTCTCTACCCCTGCAAACAATCTCAAAAGAGCTACCATTTTGAGTTGCTGTATATATTAAATCACCGTTAAAACTCTTTTTCATTATATCCATGCTCATATAAAGACCAATTCCGGTACCTTTTCCTTGTTCTTTTGTTGTGAAGTATGGGTTAAATATTTTATCTCTTATTTCTTCTGGTATTCCACCTGCATTATCTTCTATGACTATTATTGGTATATTCTCTTTCATATCTATGGTTATATTTATAAACTTGTCTGCACTCTCTATATCTTCAAAAGCATCTCTTGCATTTGCGAGAATATTTATGATTACCTGTTCTAATAGGTCTTCATAACCTACCATTGAGATATTTTCATTAGTTACTTTAACATCTACATGTATGCTGTGATTGGTTAGTTGTGTCCCCATTATTTGTATAATAGCTTCTATTGTATGAGAGAGTCTAAATGGTTTTGACTCCTTTGCCGGTTTTACGAAGTTCATAAAGGTGTCAATTGTTTGCGACATGTTTTGGCATTGGTCTTGAATAAACTCACTGCTCTCTTGTATTTTTTGTGGTTCAAGCATTCCCATGCTTGAGAGTAGTGAGAGATTAATACCTGTTGCACTTATGGCATTTAGCGGTTGTCTCCATTGGTGGGCTATCATGCTTACCATATCACCCATTTGAGCTAGTTTAGACTGTTCTATGAGTTTACCCTCTTGAGAGCGTAACTCTTTTATTTGCTCTTGTACTTTTGCTTCAAGTGTTTTAAAGTAGTTTTCTTTTCTCAAAACTGATATAAAAGAGCTTGCTAAGACTTTTAAAATATCTTTTTCAAATTCATTCCATATTCTTTCATATGAACAATCATCAAAACCTATAAACCCCCAAAAAACATCTTCATACCAAATTGGCATAATAATAGTAGATTTAATATTCTGAGGCTCTAATATTTTTCTCTCAGGTTCTGGAAAATCTCTAACCAAACCTTCTATACACAGACCTTCTTGGAATTTTTCTTTCCATCGTTCAATGCCAGCACCTATATATGATAAATTTTGAAGTTCAGGATTATTGAGCTGAACAGAGATATTCTCTTTAGTAGACTCAAATTTTTGAGAACATACTAAATCATTGTTGAAATAATTATTTTCAAATACATAAACTCTGTCAACATCTAGAGTGTTAATGATTTTTTCTAAAATATTTTTCACACTTGAGTTAAAATCTTTGTTAATTATTAGTTCGTTTAAAATAAACACTATTGTTTGAAGTGTATCTCTATGGTATTTTAAGTCTTTTTGAGCTTGAATATTGTCTGTAACATCTGTTACAATAGATAAAAAACACTTAGTTTCTTTTAGAGTAATTATGGAAGTGTTTACAATTACATTAATCTTTGTACCATCTTTTTTTAGATGTAGTGTTTCAAACCTATTCTGAGTACTGTTCTTTATGCGCTTAAGTAAAGAATTTATATCTCCATTATATGTTGGATTTATATCAAACAAGGGCAAATTTATTAATTCATCTTTTGTGTATCCATAAGTCTCCACAGCTGATTTGTTTACATCAACTATAAGACCATTATTTGTATTAATAACAAGTCCGGGATTGTTCATATTATCAAATAAAACTTTGTAATTATTTGCTTCTTCTGCTGTTAATAACTGCATCTATAAACAATCATTATTTAGTAATATTAAGTCTATTGTGTCTGAATCCATGTAAGCACTCTTTCATATATAAAGTATATATTATATTAATAAAAATGTATGAAGTAATTATGAAGTTTTATTTATTTGAGACGCAAACGATAACCCTCAGCTCTTATACTTTCAATTGCCTCATCTGGAATATGTCTGCGAATCTCTTTAATATGTGAAGCAATAGTATTTACTTTTACATATTCACCATCCCATACATCACTCATAAGCACTTCATATGTAACTATACTGTTTTTTTGTTCTATAAGAGACTTTAGAATTTTTCTCTGAATTTTGGTTAATTTTTTAATCTGGTTTGAAGAGTATAACTGCTCACTTTCCATATCAAATTCTATATTATCATCAAGTTGCACTTTTATATAATTATTACTATCAACAAGTTGTTGAACTCTTAGCCAAAGCTCAATAAGGTCAAAAGGTTTTTTCAAAAAATCAGCACATCCTAAAGAGTAAGCTTTTCTTATACTCTGAATATCTGTATATGCTGTCATAAAAAGTGTAGGTATTGAATTGTTTACACGATTAATCCACTCTATAACTTCATAACCGGTAGCACCAGGTACCTCAATGTCTAAAATTGCGATATCTGCTTTAAAAGTGGACTCTTGAAGTAACGTAGCACCATCTGTATAAGCTTCAACAACTACTCCTTTCATCTCAAGGAACTCTTTAATATTGCTGTTGAGTAAATACTCATCTTCAAGAAGAATCACTTTCATTTTAGACCTCTGGTAATTATTTATAATCATTGTAGCAGAATTAATACATTTATAGAAATAATATATAACTAAACATAACTATGTTTTCTTAATTTATAATTTATTTATAGAACTAATTAAGTATTTTAGGTATTGCATATTTAAAAGAAGTAACGCCATTTTCGGAAATAACTTCTGTTTTTATATTGTATGTATTACATAAAGATGAAACAATTTCTAAACCAATTCCCATACCAATATTTTCAAAATCTTCTCTGTACCCTTGTTTAAAAATCTTTTCCGGATGATTGATAGTGCTTCCAATATTGGAAGATTTAAATATTACACTGTCGTTACTGTTTATAATATCTATGCTAACTGTTGAACCATCTTTTGCATACTTTATTGCGTTAGATATTGTATTGTCAACTATTCTATATAAATCCACTTCTCGAATTTGTATTTTACTTACCTCAAAACTTTGCAAATCAATATTGATATTTTTGCTCTTTCTAAAATAGTAAAAATAATCTATTCTCTTTTGCACAAATTTTACAAGGTCAATTGATAGTACATTTTCATGATGATTACGAGATGAGAGTGAATAATACAAATCATCATAAACTAATTGAAGTGTATTTGATGCTACAGTTATGGAGTCTGTATAACGGGTATTACCATGCTTTAAGTTTTGCATCTCAACAGAGGTGTTTATAATTGTAAGAGGATTATAAAGTTCATGGTAAGATTTACGTAATAGCTGCTTAAGAGATTTAAAAAGTAAACCTTTTTGAAGGTGTAATTTAACTCTGGCAATTAACTCTTCTTGTAAAAATGGTTTAGCTATATAGTCATCTACACCATAAGAAAAGCCTTTTATTTTATCCTCAACACCACCAAGTGCAGAGATAAATATGATTGGTATGTCTTTGTGTTTATTATGATTCTTAAGTATTTTGCATACTTCATATCCATCCATATTAGGCATGACAATATCGAGCAAGATAAGGTCAAAGTCATAAGTACCTACACTTTTTAGAGCATCTTTAGCACTTAATGACACAAAAATTTCCAGATTAAGAGGTTCTAGCATATCAAGAAGGATGGTTATGTTTTCGGCCTTGTCATCAACGAGCAATACTTTAGGATTGTCATTTTCTACTAAATCCATTGTATGCCTTTTTTAAATATTTAAATTAGTTTATAGTAACATCTAATTATGGAGAAACAATGGACTTGATAATTGAAGTAAAGTCAACTCTTCTTAGTGATGAGCTTAAAAAAGTTTTTGTTCTTGAATTTTCAAGTGTTGAAATCAGCCTATCTAGCTCACTGTATGCACCAACTTTAGCTAAACGAAGAAGTTCATTTTTTACTTCACTCGATATATCTGCTTCTAGTTTATAGTTATCCTCTTTGGTATCTTTAATATCTCTGGTGTTATACCCTAGTAAGGCACCCATAATGTGCTCAGATGTAAATGGTTTTGGCAACCAGCAGTCAAAAGTTGATGTAATAGTGTTTGGTTGGTTTTTTAGAGCACTTACAGCTATAAAGTAGGCACTACACCCCAATAGTCTAAGCTCTTTTGTCGTACTTGTACCATCCATGCCAGGCATAACAATATCCATACAGACTATGTCTGGCTTAAAACCGTTGTTGAAAATATCTAAAGCATCTTCCCCGCTCGTGGCTGATTTAATGTTACAAGATAGAGTTTGAAAAATATCACTCATAATATTAATATTTTCTATGACATCATCAACTATCATGATATTTAAACCACAGAACTGATTCATGTCAAGAGTATATGTGCTGTTTTTAGAAATATCAACTTTTGTTTTTTTTGCACTTGAATCAGTTAAAAGAGCATCAATATTATAAGCACTTTTTTTAATTCTTTCACCAATGTCACAAAACTCATCACTCTTTATAATAGAGTCAGCACTGCTTATAATTTGGTGTAAATAATTTCCAATCTCATGTACTATTTTTTTATCCACATATATTCTTTCAATATTTAATTGATAAATTATAGCACATTCTCTACTAAACTTCACCCTTACAAACAATCTCAAAAGAGCTACCATTTTGAGTTGCTGTATATATTAAATCACCGTTAAAACTCTTTTTCATTATATCCATGCTCATATAAAGACCAATTCCGGTACCTTTTCCTTGTTCTTTTGTTGTGAAGTATGGGTTAAATATTTTATCTCTTATTTCTTCTGGTATTCCACCTGCATTATCTTCTATGACTATTATTGGTATATTCTCTTTCATATCTATGGTTATATTTATAAACTTGTCTGCACTCTCTATATCTTCAAAAGCATCTCTTGCATTTGCGAGAATATTTATGATTACCTGTTCTAATAGGTCTTCATAACCTACCATTGAGATATTTTCATTAGTTACTTTAACATCTACATGTATGCTGTGATTGGTTAGTTGTGTCCCCATTATTTGTATAATAGCTTCTATTGTATGAGAGAGTCTAAATGGTTTTGACTCCTTTGCCGGTTTTACGAAGTTCATAAAGGTGTCAATTGTTTGCGACATGTTTTGGCATTGGTCTTGAATAAACTCACTGCTCTCTTGTATTTTTTGTGGTTCAAGCATTCCCATGCTTGAGAGTAGTGAGAGATTAATACCTGTTGCACTTATGGCATTTAGCGGTTGTCTCCATTGGTGGGCTATCATGCCTATCATCTCTCCCATTTGCATAAGTTTATTATTCTGAAATTTATTCTTCTCTTTTTCTTTGCTCTTTTGTAGCTTCTCATTGACACTATCTTCCCACTCATGTGCTATAACATTAGTCATATGTGTTAATGCATGTGTTATTTTACTCTCTTTCATATCTGCAGCAGGTAGGTTTCTATTATGTGCATATTTGCTATTATTTATCTGCTCGGATTCTCTTAATGCCAAAATAGTCATTGTTTCGTTAAATAGATAGTTGTCATTAGCATCTGAAAAAAATTCTCCATAGACAAAAAAGCCACTTACACTGCACTTATTTGCAAATTCTCTGAGTTCAAAATAGCTGTCATCTTTTAGTAAATGTCGTCTTGCCATGCAAGAATACACAAAAACAGACTCAGGAGTAAAAGAGTCTTTGAAATCTTTAAATTTATTAACACCATCTCTTAAAATATTGTCAATACCTCCAACTGCAAAACGTATCTCTTCATTTTCTCTAAGATCACCTCCAAAAAGTAAAGAACCGTCTTCTAGTGCTTTTAAACAAACACGAGCAATTTTGACACCATTGCGTGATATAATTAATGGAGTTTCAAACCCTATTTCAGGAAATAGTTCTTCTATATTATTGCCAAAGTATTTTTTATATACGTCTAGTGCTGCAACATTGTTAATTTCATATACTCTATTTGCTATACTTTTTGTAACCTTCATAGATAGCCCAACCGTTTCCCAACCAAACTTGTACTGACTCTTTACATGTAGATCTTTTCCTTTTAGCGCAACCCCAACAGAGCCTTTTTTAATTACACTGTTTCCATGAGTAATATATGTTTGTTTGAAACTTGCATTATCCCCTGCCATACCACCTGAAACAATAAACTTTCCTTTAGAGATAGTTTTTACTCCATCAAGAAATTGTTCACCGCTCACAAGTAACCCTGCCGTAAAAAAAACCATGGCTTTGACATCATCAGCATCAAGGTTTGATGCTATGTCACGTCCCATTGTGAAGGAATCACTACCATATATGACTCCAACTGAACTTATAGTACTAGTTTCAAACACAGAGACACTTATGATTATTTTATTTGTGCTGACTTTATCATTGTAAATTTCACCATCTGTTGTTGCTCCAATAATATGTGCACCTGGAAGATTACTGCACAATGCAGAGGCAATTTTTTTCATAATTGCCTCTTGTGAAATACCACAGAAAAACTGCACTAAACACTCTTTTTTAGAGCTAAACTCATGCTTGCAGAGCCATTCATGTAGTATCTCTTCATTTCTGTAATAGTGGTTTAATGTATACACCTATTTCTCATTTTTTTCAAGATTTATCATATGTGATATCTTTAAAAGGAGCTCTAACATTTTATCCATTTTGATAGGCTTTAGTAAAAAACCATCAAGTTGTAAATCTATTGTTTCCATAAGATTCTCACTACTATTGTGCGCTGTCAATATAATTACATGTTGATTGTTATTTATTTTTTTAATCTCTTTAACCATTGTTAAGCCATCCATGTTTGGCATAGTTAAATCTGTCATAACTAAATCTGCTTTGCTGTATCTATAGACTTCAATTGCATCTAGCCCATCTTTTGCAATAAAAACTTTCTGAAAAAAAAGTTCTAGTATCTGAGAAATTTGCTTACGTGTGTCCTCTTCATCTTCAACATATAAAACAGACAAGTATTGTGCTTCCTTCTTAAGTCTTTCGTTTATATTCATAGTATATCCTTCAAAGGTTCAGATATGTAATATCCTTGTGCATAGTCTATACCTAGCTCTTTTATAATTTTATATGTCTCTTCGTCATGTACAAATTCTGCGATTGTATTAACCCCACTATGCTTTGCATAAAAAACTATAGTTTTTACAATAATCATACTATTTTGATTTAGTGCAATATCTTTAATAAACGAACCATCAATCTTAAGATAATCTATTTGTAACTTTTGTACTCTTGCAAAATTAGAACTATCTGCACCAAAGTCGTCTATTGCAATTTTAAATCCAATATTTTTTAGTTTTTCCATTTGAAAGTTTGCATGCTGTAAATCATAGTCACTAATATTTTCCAGTACTTCAAGTGCAACTTGTGAAGGATGAATATTGTGCTTTTCACAATGCTCTAGTAGGTAGTCTACTAAATACCCCTCTTTAAAATCATCATCTGTTATGTTTATGGAAAACTCTTTGTTACATGTAGAAAATGTTTTAAATGATTTTTCAATCATCCGTCGTGTAATATCAGTAACCATACCTGCTATACGTGCAGCTTCTATAAAATAAGAAGGAAAGATAGTCTCCTCTTGTTCTATAATTCGTGCTAAGCATTCATACTTTTCTATTTCATTAGTGGCTAAGTTTATAATAGGCTGATAATATGGAATTAGTAGGTCAAAATCTAGTGCGAGTTTAGTTTTATGAGCCCATTCATGCATTTTTTGCTGGTATTGCTCTGTTTTAGAATCTGGCTGGTAGTGACCAATTACATTCTTATGCACCTTCCTCATATCCATAATTGCAAGCTGTGCTTTAGAATAAGGAATTGAAATGTCATTATCATTAATAGATATAATACCAATTGAAAATGTTATTCTAACATGTATGGAACCAATCTTAAATCGCTTGGTATATACTTTTTTCTTAATTTCCTGCGCAAGCTTTAAAGATTTTTCTGCAGATGATGACTCAAGGGCTATGAAAAACTCATCACCAATACCTTTGTATATAGTATGATGAGTTATTTGTTTTAAAAAACTTGCAACACCTTTAAGTAATAAATCTCCATTATCATATCCATACGAACAATTAATATGTGAGAAGTTATCAATATTTAGTAAAATACCATCGTTGAATCTGCTTGTTATAAAATCTAAATGCAGTTTCTGTTTATTTGGTAATCCTGTAATTGGGTCATATTCAAGTTGATTTATAAGTTCTTTGGCTTGATTGTCAACTCTATTTTCTAGTTCTTCTTGATAAAAACTATTCTCTTTTTCAATTTTCAAAGAAACTACTGTTTTTTCAATTGCTTCAAACATCTGGCTAGCATTTATAGGTTTTAATATATATCCATCTACGCCACTTTTAATTGCTTTAACAATTATATCTGCTTCAGTATGTGCCGACATAACAATAATTTTTTGTTTTTGATTTATCTTTCTAACTGCTTGAGTCAGTTCAAAACCATCCATCTTGGGCATGTTTAAATCAGTGATAATTATGTCTACTCTTTTACGTTTGTAAATTTCCAATGCTTCCTTTCCATCTTTTGCTACTAAAACAACTGAAAAAAGATGTGTTAATATGCTCTCTACTTCTCCCCTTGCGTCTTCATCATCGTCAATAAGCAGTGCAGAGAAACGTGAACAAATTTTACTGATTTTTTTTACATCATACATTTTCTGAATCCTGCTCTATATAATTACCGAAAGTAATTTTAAAACAACTACCATCAATAACAGGCATATAAGTTAAGTCACCGTTAAAGTGTGTTCTCATTATTTTACGACTCATATACAGACCCAAGCCTGTCCCGTTTACATCTTGTTTAGTTGTAAAGTATGGGTTGAAAATATCATCTATTATCTGAGGTGGAATTCCCCCGGCATTGTCTTGTATCTTTACATTTCCAAGTTTGTCTATTTGTATTAAAATCTCTTTTTTGTTAATCTCTTTTTTTCCTTCAAAAGCATCTCTTGAATTAATAAAAATGTTAAGTAAAACTTGCTCAAATAGATTTTCTGAACCTAGTAATTTTTTATTTTTAAATTCTTTATCAAACTCTGTTTCTATATAAATAGAGTGTAATGACAACTGTGTATTAACAATGTTTAATGCCTTGTGGATTGCTGATGGTAGTAAAAACTCACTGTCCTCAGCAATTGGTTTAGAAAATTCAAAAAAATTATTGATAACTGTAGACATCTCTTGAGTCTTATTCTGAATGAAATCGCTTGCATCATTTATGCTCTGTGTTGTACTTATATTCATGTCATTTTCAAGTTTTAATTTTATTGCTGAAGCACTAATAGCATTTAATGGTTGACGCCAATGATGTGCAATCATTGAAACCATCTCACCGAGTTGAGCTTGTTTGGCTTGATTGTTTAGTACTTTGTCCTTATTTTTATTCTTTTTAACTTCATATATAACTCTATTCTCAAGAGTTTTATTTATCTTTTCAAGTTCCTCAGTATATATGTCAACCTCTTTTTGAAAGGCATATATCAAGTAGGACATAAGAATATAAATACTTAACAATAGTGAGATTTCTTCATTCTCATAAGCTGTTTTAATGTAGTGTAAATTTTGAAAGATTAAGAGAAACAAAATAATTGCTCCAAATGAGACACTCCAGATTAAGCCAGTTTTTTTAGAGTTAAGTAGAAAAGCAAATGATGAAAAAAGTAAACTCCAAGCAAATCCCATTCTATAGAGTCCACCTTCAAAAATCAGAAATATGAAAAATATAGCTGTGGATATAAGAAATATTGTAGCTTTTTTATTACAAGAATAGGCACTGGTGTATTTTAAAATTATAAGAATAATTAAACCAGTTCCAATATCTACAAAAGCACTTGCTATATTGTCAATGAAAATATGAATAACAGCGATTACCGTAAGATAAAAAAGTAAAATGTAAAAAAAATCTATAAATCTAACACAGATGAAATTTTGCTCTGTCTTTAAATTTTCCATATTAACTTCTTTTGTTACTTGATAGATTGAATTAATTCAATAATTTTTTCAATACTTAACGAATGGGTGACACCGCCAAGTTTTACAGCTTCATTTGGCATGCCATAAACTACACAGCTATCTTCATCTTGAGCATACGTTTTTGCACCAATATCAAACATCTCCTTCATACCATGTGCTCCATCACCACCCATACCCGTAAGTATGATGCCAACACCACTTTTACCTAACTCATTTGCAAAAGAGCGGAACAAGACATCAACACTTGGTTTATGATGAGAAATTTTTGGGCCATCTTTGATTTTTATAATATATTTTAATCCTACTCTTTGAACTAGCATGTGTGTATCTCCAGGAGCAATGTAAGCAGTTGATGATTTTAGTTCATCTCCATCCTCAGCTTCTTTTACAGATATGTTTGAAATAGAATCAAGTCTTTTAGCAAGTGAAGCTGTAAAGCCAGCTGGCATATGTTGTGTTATTAGAATAGGGACAGTTACGGATGGTAAAGAGGTGAGTATTTTTTCTATAACTTGCACACCTCCAGTAGAAGACCCAATTGCAATGACTCTTTTACCTCCAATAAATTGTGTATTTTTTTTCTGCATTACAACGTTGTCTGTAGTTTGCAAAATAGCGGAGTCTGTTTTTTTCTGCAAACTTGGAATTATTTTTAATTTAGAATTTGCTGCTGCTTTTATTGATTGTATTAAACTCTTTTTAGATTTTTCTAAAAATGTCTTAGTTTGTAGGTTTGGCTTTTCTATAAGCTCAACTGCTCCAGATTGAAGTGCTTCTATAGCCTTAAGGCTACCTGACATAGCTACACATGAACAAATAATAGTAGCAATTGGTTGCTCACTCATAATCTTTTTTAGAAATGTAATACCATCCATTCTAGGCATCTCAATATCTAAAATAATAACATCTGGAGTGCCAGTAGTTTTAAATTTTTGCATTGCAAAGATAGGATCAGCAGCAACTCCTAAAATCTCAATCTCGGATTCATTTTCTACAAGTTTACTAATTGTTTGGCGAACTATTGCTGAGTCATCAATAATGAATAGTTTTATTTGTTTCATTTTAAATAGTTCCCACTATCTTTATAAAGTTGTTTTATAGCATTTACAATAGATAATTGAAGGGAATCTTGCGTTATTGACTTTATAAACCATCCATCTATACCAGCTTTTTTACCATCTTCTTTTGCCTCGCTAGTATATTCTGACGTAATCGCTATAATTGGCTTGTACTTGTATTTTTTAATTTTTTTAGCTGTTTTGGCTAGGTCGTAGCCTGTAATTATGGGCATATTTATGTCAATAAACATTAAATCATATTCTAGTGATTCTTCTTCAATCATTTTTTTTATACTAATGGAGTCAGTAAAAAAATCGCATACTATAATTTTAGAGTCAATCATTTCTAAAACTAAAGATTTAAGTGTATCAAGTACAATTGTACTATCATCAATAAATATTATTTTCATAATTGACTCCTGCATAATTTATACTAACTAAAATCTTCTTCTATAAGTAGACACATAGACATAATCTTATGGTCATCATAGTGAATATCCAAACTATCTTGATTTGTAATAATATTTTTAATCCACTCTTCTATAGTAACATTCAACTCTTCAATATGTCGAACCATTTGTGTGTTTTTAGATTTTGTAAATGGTTTTATATCTTTGTTTTGAATGAGTATTGCAACACTTTGTAATGCTATGGAAATCCTGTCAAATTCAGGCACCTTTTTAAAAAGGCGTGTATATTTGTCAAATAAATTTATTAATGTCATACGTAGTGATACATTGTATGTACTGTCGTCTTGACACAATAGTCTGTATTCTTTTAGGGAGTCAATCAGTTCATTTACATAAAACTGCAGGTCGTCTGAACTTATGTTCATTAGTTCATATGCTGAGAGCAATTCATTTTGATATTGATTTATTTCAATGTTCTTTTTTTTCTCTTTAGCTAAAAAAGACACTATATTTATGCGAAATGAAAATGCTTTGCTATTTTTAGCATACTCAAAAAGTGTGCTGTTTTTTTTAACTAATGATTCCATAGTTTCTACAAAAAAACCATCTCTAACTGTTATATAAATATAGGAGTCAGACTCCTCTATAATTAAGTCAAACAGTTGATTTTTAGTGTCCATTTTTCTGAAAGCTTTAACTAGTG
This window encodes:
- a CDS encoding EAL domain-containing response regulator, producing MVALLRLFAGVESKVSDIHQKLLSVTKNISVLYAEDNNEIREQYENIFKLLFKEVNSAQNGEVALKEYNKKRYDLLITDLTMPKMDGVCLISEVLKINPDQNTIIMTAHNTDHGLRNSIDFQVDGILLKPVAMDKLFKLLYKVCNLIDISKRDSKNTQEDKKLDYLLQNNDQALFLVVVDMFKEIKNQFGSQTQEHIFSAVKEHLSYFGIEDNNTVQLHNDVIICATDKHYIDNILDALQSFSDNHNTLIVTFNNLKIYITLSYGLIMLKNNSSMENRSKNFLQHIYSIVDEIKNDEHSTYFVKMDIDIEEAKKSDSLSWLGVTLDALKQKTIVPFYQPVIDMYTMKVFSYEVFSRIKQGDKYILPKFFIDLSEKAGILEDISEIVFKQCFKELSSSNLPFHINMSNSLFNNNDIEDYLIYLGNHFKVSNNRVILDIRNYESLKPSSKAVKAILRLKNNGYKIALKGFATSNINIELLSILEPDYIKIDQLIMHKSLTDTNMKAVLSFLLEYTNKSSIKSILVGVEDEKILDEGKKLGFDYAQGYFIGRPSDKL
- a CDS encoding ATP-binding protein translates to MQLLTAEEANNYKVLFDNMNNPGLVINTNNGLIVDVNKSAVETYGYTKDELINLPLFDINPTYNGDINSLLKRIKNSTQNRFETLHLKKDGTKINVIVNTSIITLKETKCFLSIVTDVTDNIQAQKDLKYHRDTLQTIVFILNELIINKDFNSSVKNILEKIINTLDVDRVYVFENNYFNNDLVCSQKFESTKENISVQLNNPELQNLSYIGAGIERWKEKFQEGLCIEGLVRDFPEPERKILEPQNIKSTIIMPIWYEDVFWGFIGFDDCSYERIWNEFEKDILKVLASSFISVLRKENYFKTLEAKVQEQIKELRSQEGKLIEQSKLAQMGDMVSMIAHQWRQPLNAISATGINLSLLSSMGMLEPQKIQESSEFIQDQCQNMSQTIDTFMNFVKPAKESKPFRLSHTIEAIIQIMGTQLTNHSIHVDVKVTNENISMVGYEDLLEQVIINILANARDAFEDIESADKFINITIDMKENIPIIVIEDNAGGIPEEIRDKIFNPYFTTKEQGKGTGIGLYMSMDIMKKSFNGDLIYTATQNGSSFEIVCRGRE
- a CDS encoding response regulator transcription factor — encoded protein: MKVILLEDEYLLNSNIKEFLEMKGVVVEAYTDGATLLQESTFKADIAILDIEVPGATGYEVIEWINRVNNSIPTLFMTAYTDIQSIRKAYSLGCADFLKKPFDLIELWLRVQQLVDSNNYIKVQLDDNIEFDMESEQLYSSNQIKKLTKIQRKILKSLIEQKNSIVTYEVLMSDVWDGEYVKVNTIASHIKEIRRHIPDEAIESIRAEGYRLRLK
- a CDS encoding ATP-binding response regulator; translation: MDLVENDNPKVLLVDDKAENITILLDMLEPLNLEIFVSLSAKDALKSVGTYDFDLILLDIVMPNMDGYEVCKILKNHNKHKDIPIIFISALGGVEDKIKGFSYGVDDYIAKPFLQEELIARVKLHLQKGLLFKSLKQLLRKSYHELYNPLTIINTSVEMQNLKHGNTRYTDSITVASNTLQLVYDDLYYSLSSRNHHENVLSIDLVKFVQKRIDYFYYFRKSKNINIDLQSFEVSKIQIREVDLYRIVDNTISNAIKYAKDGSTVSIDIINSNDSVIFKSSNIGSTINHPEKIFKQGYREDFENIGMGIGLEIVSSLCNTYNIKTEVISENGVTSFKYAIPKILN
- a CDS encoding response regulator, whose translation is MDKKIVHEIGNYLHQIISSADSIIKSDEFCDIGERIKKSAYNIDALLTDSSAKKTKVDISKNSTYTLDMNQFCGLNIMIVDDVIENINIMSDIFQTLSCNIKSATSGEDALDIFNNGFKPDIVCMDIVMPGMDGTSTTKELRLLGCSAYFIAVSALKNQPNTITSTFDCWLPKPFTSEHIMGALLGYNTRDIKDTKEDNYKLEADISSEVKNELLRLAKVGAYSELDRLISTLENSRTKTFLSSSLRRVDFTSIIKSIVSP
- a CDS encoding FIST N-terminal domain-containing protein; the encoded protein is MYTLNHYYRNEEILHEWLCKHEFSSKKECLVQFFCGISQEAIMKKIASALCSNLPGAHIIGATTDGEIYNDKVSTNKIIISVSVFETSTISSVGVIYGSDSFTMGRDIASNLDADDVKAMVFFTAGLLVSGEQFLDGVKTISKGKFIVSGGMAGDNASFKQTYITHGNSVIKKGSVGVALKGKDLHVKSQYKFGWETVGLSMKVTKSIANRVYEINNVAALDVYKKYFGNNIEELFPEIGFETPLIISRNGVKIARVCLKALEDGSLLFGGDLRENEEIRFAVGGIDNILRDGVNKFKDFKDSFTPESVFVYSCMARRHLLKDDSYFELREFANKCSVSGFFVYGEFFSDANDNYLFNETMTILALRESEQINNSKYAHNRNLPAADMKESKITHALTHMTNVIAHEWEDSVNEKLQKSKEKEKNKFQNNKLMQMGEMIGMIAHQWRQPLNAISATGINLSLLSSMGMLEPQKIQESSEFIQDQCQNMSQTIDTFMNFVKPAKESKPFRLSHTIEAIIQIMGTQLTNHSIHVDVKVTNENISMVGYEDLLEQVIINILANARDAFEDIESADKFINITIDMKENIPIIVIEDNAGGIPEEIRDKIFNPYFTTKEQGKGTGIGLYMSMDIMKKSFNGDLIYTATQNGSSFEIVCKGEV
- a CDS encoding response regulator transcription factor, which produces MNINERLKKEAQYLSVLYVEDEEDTRKQISQILELFFQKVFIAKDGLDAIEVYRYSKADLVMTDLTMPNMDGLTMVKEIKKINNNQHVIILTAHNSSENLMETIDLQLDGFLLKPIKMDKMLELLLKISHMINLEKNEK